ACCTGTATTGATTCCTATACCTATATGTATCGGCGCTATCCCCTCTTTTTCAAATTCTTGATTTAAAATATTGAGCTTATTTATCATCTCTAGTGCACAAGTACAAGCAGCTTTTGCATGCTCTTCTACATCTATCGGTGCATTGAAAAATGCCATAACGGCATCACCGATATATTTATCAAGCATCCCTTTATTATCCATAACCGCCTCAGTCATTGGCGTAAAATATCTGTTTAAGAGTTTAATGAGTTGCTGCGGATCGTCCATCTCTTCTGAGAGAGTAGTAAAATTACGAATATCGCTAAACAAAATACTCAGCTCTTTTTTCTCTCCGCCGAGTTCCAACCCTTTTTTACTATGTACCAGTTTCTCCAATAACTCTTTTGAAAGATAACTAGAGAAAGCTTTTTTAATAAAGCGTGTATCTTTTTCTTGAATATAAAAGATATTAAACTCTATCAAGGCGACATTCAAACCTAATGCAATAAGAGGGTAAAACATATCTATATATAAAGAATTATAAGAAAATAGCGTTTTTGCAACTGCGAAAAGAAACAGGTAAACACCTATATAGGTAAATATTCTTACATAGAGTTTCTTGATAAAAACACTCACTAGAAAAACACTCAATACTGTCAAGATAGTCATTAGATAGTTAAGCAGAGGAAACTCTTTTATCAGTTCATCGTTTAAAAAGTTTGAAAGAAATGTAGCGTGCAAATACACTCCATACATATTTCCCATTGGAGTTGCAACGACATCTCCTATCCCCATCTCTGTGACACCAAAAAGTACTATTTTCTTTTGAAGATAGGAACTTTTTATCTTCCCTTTATAAAGGTCTACGAATGAAATCGTTTTATATGCCTGCTTGTCATAAAAGTTAAGTCGTACAAAACCCAAATCATTCACAGAAATTTTTTGCTTACCAAGTGTCAGTGTATTTGCCGCTTTGCGATCAAGATCGCTATTAAACTTCAGACGTAAACTCTGCAGAGCTAAAGAGGGATACAGAGAATTCTGCAGATAAAATGCCGTGGGATACCATCTATAGAGTTGATCACTTGCCGTTACGGTTGTAAATGCACCTTGCATCGTACATGAGTCTAGAATCGGTTCTACATTTAATTCGGCAAATTTCGCATTTAGAAAATGTTCATCTTTTTGTAGTTTTGACTGCAGAAGGTCAAGACTTGAATTTTGCAATGTATCAAGTTCTTGGGGAGTTAGATGCTGTGTAGCTTTCTCTCTTAAAAAAAATCCACATACACTATTGTTTAAAGTTTCTATTGCCGTCGCTAATTTCTGATCTGCATCGCTGGATTCCGAAAACACCATATCCAGTGCGACTACATCGGCACTTTGCAGTTTTTCTAATCCTTGTGCCAAAATATCTCTATCCCACGGCCAACGACCGAAATAGTTGATACTTTTTTCATCCACTGCCACTATGACGACATCAGGATTGATTGTTTTTGTTTGAAAAGCGAAATTGGTATCATTAAACTTTTCGGCAAAAGAGTCTAAAAATTCAAATTTTTCATACTCTAATAGTAAAATCAACAGCAGTGAGAAAACTGCTAATATACTAGTTCTTATCAAATAACTTTTCAAAATATTTAAACTCGTCTGCATCGTTTTGATCGAAACTGTCTTCTTTAACTATATTATCCTCAAAACTTACTTTGTTTTGCTGCTGCAGGTCAAAAGCTTGAGTTTTTACCGCTTTTTCATATTTTTCGAATGCTGCTTTATACTCATCAAAGCCCTGCTGTTGTTTTGCTTTAAAATCTTCAAATTCTGCATTTATTTTTTTTCTATAAAGTTCAAACTCCTCTTTAATACTATTAATTCCGACTACACCCTCTTGTAATAAAAGCTCTTTTTGTTCATCTGCTTTTACAATAAAGGTTGTCCCTTTAATTCCGATGATCGCAAAATTTGTCTCTACTTTTAAAGCATCTTTCGTTTTTTTAGAAGTTATTTTGTAATACACTTTTCCGTTTTCTTGCTTGAGATCTACTCCGCTGATAAAACGTACCATCGAATCAGTATCGACAATCAATGTCGAATTATCCTCTAACTTGATTTTTGCACAACCATCTTCGTAAGTGCTTAAGATATCCCCCTCTTGAATCTGATATCCGGCAAGCACTTTTATCTTTTTAATACTGTTTTGCGGTTTTACTTTTACATTTCCTTGAAGTTCCTCAACAGTTCCAATCACACTAGCGTAAATATATGTACAACTCGCTATAATAAGCATTAAAAACAGTTTCACGTAAGACCTTTAAAAAGATTTTATTTGATTATATCATGTTATTAAAAAAAGGGAGATGATGTTAAAAATACTTTTTTCACCTTCTGAAGGGAAAAACAGTGGAGGAGAGCATACTAGCCAAGAGCTCTTCGGTGCAACTGATGCTCGGGATGAGATATTAAACAAATATAACGAAATCGTAAACAGCGGTGACGAAGAAAAGATTAAAGCTCTGTTTGGAATCAAAAAATTTGATGATTGCAAACCTTATATTGAGGATATATTTCAAGCACCCCTGATGAGTGCCATTGAAAGATACGACGGGGTAGCCTATGACTATCTTGAGTACACATCTTTAGATCAAGATGCACAAAACTACCTCAAAGAAAATACTATTATCTTCTCAAATCTTTACGGACCGCTTCGAGGTGGAGACAAGATTGCAAACTATAAAGTGAAGCAGGGAAATTCTATCGGAGAGATTGAACCGGATAAATTTTACAAAGATCGTTTTTCTTACCAGTTGGATCTTTATCTTGGCAGCAGTGATATTTTAGATCTGCGTGCGGGGTATTATGACAAATTTTACAAAACAAACCAGCCCTATACAACACTTAAGTTTTTAAAAGATGGGAAAACAGTTTCACACTGGGCAAAAGCATACCGCGGGATAGTGTTACGTGAAGTGGCACGTGCAGGAATTAGCTCTTTAGAAGAGTTCAACAAACTGGAGATCGAAAACCTCAAGGTTAAAGAGATCAAAAAAACAAAAAACAAAACAGAAATAGTATATGAGATCGTAGAATGAACCAAGATTCACAAGAGTATAAAAATAAAAAAGCATTTTTTGACAAACTGATTACGCTTTACGGGCGCAATGTCGTTGTAGAAGTTTTACAAGATGATTCTATTGAAGTACACAAACTTCATTTAGCAAAATCAAATAAGCCTGACGGTGCAATTAATAAAATTATGCAATTGGCAAAAAAACGAAATATAGAAATTACTTACCATGAAAAAAATGCCCTCAGCCGCATCAGTAAAAATGCAAAACAGGACCAGGGTGTTGCAATCGATATCTTTTCAAAAACATATCAAAGTGCAGAAGCGATTAAAGATTTGCAATCGTACAAATTAATTGCACTTGACGGTGTACAGAATCCTCAAAATCTAGGAATGATTATCCGCAGTTGTGCAGCGGGAAATGTTGACGGAATAATTTTGCCGAAGAAAAACTCTGCCAAAATCTCCCCTCTTGTTATAAAAGCGAGTGCCGGAACACTGTTTAAAATTCCGATCTACTTTTGTAATACATTAGAGGATGTTTTACCACAGCTAAATGAAGCAAAAATATATGCACTCTCACTTGAGGCTAAAAACTCTATTTACGATCTAACTCTAGAGAAAAAATCTGTTTTTATTCTTGGAAATGAGAGTGAAGGGGTAAGTAAAGAGGTGATTAGCCTGTGTAACGACTCTTTAATCATCCCTATGAATCGAGGCGTTGAATCGCTCAACGTTGCAGTAACTGCTTCTTTGATCGCCTTTATGAGATCATAATCTCATAAGGACGTTTAATCTCACGGATTACCTCATCAACAGACATGTGACGAGACTTTCTCAAAAACTCTCTGCCGTCTAAAAACACAAGTACCGTAGGAATGGCGAATACACTAAAGTGTGCAGCTACTTCTTGAGCTTCTGAGACATCAACACTCACAACTTCAAACTCTTTAAAATTTGCATCTATCGCTTCAAGTAGTTTTGGTTTGAGTGCATGACACACATTACATGTCGGTGCGGAAAAATACACCATCACCGCTAAATTTTCTTTTATTGTTTGTTCTATCTCTTCTATTGTTTGCATAGTAGAATTTTACTATAATTTGAGTTATGAGTTCAATTATTTTAAGTATTTTAAGTATCTATGTTTTTATAGTGATGGGTTATCTTGCAAAACGGGTTTTCAAAGAGCAGATTGACGATAAAACGATCACACTGCTAAATGTCTATTTTTTACAAGTGTTTTTAACATTTTGGGGTCTTTTGATCCATCCTGTAGATATCACCCTACTCTATGCACCAAGTATCTATTTGGTTATTGTCATTATTGCACTGATCGTATCAGCCTTATTTGCACGTTATCTCTTTACTCAGAAAAAAGAGTACTCCATTGCGATGGTCGCAGCACTCATAGGTAATACCGGAAACTTAGGAATCCCGCTAAACATCGCCATATTCGGTGAAGCTTCCATTCCGTATACGACGGTTGTAAATCTTATGAATGTTTTCGTAGTGTATACGATCGGGGTATACTACTACTCCCGCGGAAGCTTTGATGTTAAAACATCCCTCATGAATATTGTGAAACTTCCAATACTTTGGGCTGCAATCATAGCGATCATACTCAGCGTAGCAAACTATAAACCCTCTGAAACTATTATGAATATGCTAATGATGGGAGCTTATGCTTCTATGACTATGCAGCTGTTTTTATTCGGTATCTATCTCTACGGTACAAAAATAAACGAGATCAATAAAACACTCATCAGCTGGATTCTTAGTTTTAAATTTTTACTGCTTCCTATTTTAGCTATTGGAGTACTCTCTTTTATAGAACTCGATCCGATGATCAAAGGAATTATTTTCATAGAACTGCTTATGCCTCTTGCCGTAGCCAACGTTAATCTTGCTTCACTCTATGATTGTGAACCGAAAGTTGTCACTGCGTTAGTCCTTATCTCTTCGGTTTTATTTTTAGGAATTATCTTTTTAGGTGTAAAAATTTTATCCTATCTATAAAATTGAAACTTATCTTAGACTTGATTGAAATATTATATTAGGTTATAATCTAAAAAATTCTCTTAGGTATTGTAGTGAAATTCAAAAAAACAGCTCAGATAATTGACCTTTTGATACACAATAAAGAAAAGATAATTGATGCTTGGTTAAACTCTAAAGATACCAGCATTATTTTAAATGCTTACGGCATTGAAATTGATGAGTTTAGAAGTCTTTTTGCGACCCTATTATTTGATTGTTATCTCGATCAAATATTAGAAAAAACCGATCTTGAAAATTGTACTATTATCCCTGCTTACATAAAATTGATGCTAAAGCATCACGCTACACCTGATAAAATTTTTTTACTGCCTCTTGAACTTGAAAACTCTATACTCAAATCTTTTTTTGCAAACAATGTTTCAGACTATGAAATTTATATAGAGATAAACCAGCTTACAAAATATACTCTTAAAGCAACTCTTACAGAATTTCAAAAGATTTTTAATGAACAAGAACAAGAAAATATTTATCACAATGCCATCCTTGAAACAACAAATGACGGTTATTGGATGGCAGATACAGAGGGGAACTTTTTAGAAGTCAACGCCTCTTACAGTAAAATGTCAGGGTACTCTATAGACGAATTGTTATCTATGCATATACAAGCTGTTGAAGCTATAGAGTCTGAAGAAGAAACCAAGAAACATATTGAACATATCATTAAATATGGCAATGAAACATTTGAGACGACACATATTAAAAAAAATGGGGAGAGATACCCCGTAGAAGTATCGGTTAGTTTTACAGAAATAGACGGGGGACGTTTTTTTGTTTTGTTACGTGACATAAGTGAACGCAAACAAGCTGAAAACGAACTGCTTCTCTCTTCCAAAGTGTTTTCAAATATGACTGACGGTGTACTTATTACAGATTCAAAGCAACATATCTTAAAATTCAATGACAGTTTTTCTAAAATCACCGGTTATACAGAGAAGGAACTTCTTGGAAAAACACCGAATCTTTTAAGTTCCGGTTGGCACGATAAAGAGTTTTACAAACGGATGTGGGCAGACATAAACACTTACGGAAGTTGGCAAGGTGAGATTGTTGATCGTAAAAAAAACGGGGAAACATATATATCAGAGAGCTCTATAATTGCTGTAAAACAAAATGATGAGATCATGAACTACATTGCCATATCCAGTGATGTTACACATAGAAAAGAGCAAGAGAAAATAATTAACAATTTGGCCTATTATGATGCATTAACAAAACTGCCAAATAAAACATTGTTTCAAGAAAGGCTTGAACACTATATCAGTATTGCAAAAAGACATCATACACAGATCGCACTCTTTTTTATCGATCTGGATAATTTCAAAAACATTAACGACACCTTAGGTCACTTAATGGGTGATCAATTCTTAAAAGATGCTGCTTTAAGAATAAAAAGTATCCTTAGAGAGGAAGATACACTGGGAAGGTTTGGCGGTGATGAGTTTGCCATTATAATTCAAGACTGGCACTCAGTAAGTAGTTTGGGAGTCTTGGCACAAAAAATTGTAGATATATTTAAACAGCCATTTTTACTAAATAATACAGAGTTTTTTTCCGGTGTAAGTATAGGGATTAGCATATATCCCGATGATGCAAAAACTTATGATGAGATGATACGTTTAGCCGATACAGCTATGTATCACGTTAAACGTCACGGGAAAAACGGTTATGAGTTTTTTTCTGCATCTATGAATAAATCTATTGCCGAAAAAATGAAAATAGAGAATGCCTTGCACACTGCATTGGAAAACAATGAGTTTCATCTTACGTATCAGCCTAAAGTCAATATAGAAACAAATACTGTTTACGGGATGGAAGCACTCATAAGATGGATTCATCCGGAACTTGGCTTTATCGGACCGGAGCTGTTTATACCTAAGGCTGAAGATAACGGTCAAATCTACAACATAGGACTATGGGTTATTAGACAAGCTCTTGAAGATACAAAAAAATTACATGACTCAGGTTATGATGATCTTGAAGTATCTATTAACATCTCCAGTAGACAATTAGAACAAAGTTATTTTTTAAAAGACTTGATATCGATAGTTAATGATATTGGACTAGCAAAAGAGTTTATAGACTTAGAAATAACAGAGACACAAGTTATGAACAATATTGACTCTTCCCTAGAGATGCTGCGTAAAATCAGTGCCCTGGGTATTAAACTTTCTATTGATGATTTTGGAACAGGGTATTCATCATTGAGTTACCTAAAACAACTTCCTGCAAATACGATTAAAATCGATAAAAGTTTCGTTCTTGATATAGATAAAGATGAAGATGACAAAGCTATTGTAGCATCAATCATTGCGTTATCTAAATCTCTAAACAGAAAAGTGGTTGCCGAAGGCTCAGAAACAAAAGAGCATATTGAAATACTTAGAGAACTTGGCGTTAGTCAAGTACAAGGTTATTATTATTCAAAACCAATTAAACTGGATGAGTTTGAACAATTTTTAAAAGAGTTCCATTAAGAAGAACCTTTTTATGATGAACATGAAAGTTTTAAATTTTTGTGTTGTTACTTTTAATTCTGAAAATTTTAAAAAGTTGAAATATAAAAGAGGAAAAGAATCAACTCCCAAAAGGGAGTTAAAGAGAAATTATTTGATTTTTGCGATTACTGCATCAACTGAGAAACCAAATTTCTCAAATAATTGTTCTGCAGGAGCTGAAGCACCGAAACTGTCCATTCCGATAACTTCATCAGCTAAACGGTACCACTCTAATCCGCGGGCAGCTTCAATTGCAACTTTTTTCGTATTTGGAGCGATGATCTCATCAATATAAGATTTATCTTGTTCAATGAAAAGATCGTAACAAGGTACAGAAACAACGTTTACTTTCTCACCTTGCTCGTTTAGTTTTGCTTTTACATCAAGTGCTAACTGTACTTCACTACCAGATGCCATTAAGGTGATTGTAGCATCTGCATCACTTGCAAGTAAGTAACCACCTTTTGAAGCTTCCCCTTTTACCGCAACTGGTAAAATTGAAAGGTTCTGACGTGAACATACAAATGCCGAAGGAGATTTTGTCATCTCTAGAGCTTTTTTCCAAGCTTCAACATTTTCTGCACCGTCTGCAGGACGCCATACATAAAAGTTCGGTAATGAACGGAATTGTGATAGGTGTTCGATCGGCTGGTGAGTCGGGCCGTCTTCACCAACACCGATACTATCGTGTGTCCAGATAAAGAACTGTTGAATTCCACTAAGTGCTGCAATACGTGCAGCTGGTTTTAGGTAATCTGAAAATACAAAGAATGTAGCACTAAACGGCATTAAAGGACCATATAATGCAATAGCATTTGTAATTGAAGCCATTGCATGTTCACGGATACCGAAATAGATGTTTCTTCCTTTTGGAAATACTCCCATATCTTTTAGGTCTGTTTTGTTTGACGGGCTTAAGTCTGCACTACCGCCTAAGAAACTTGGAATTGCTTTAGCAATTGCATTCATAATTTTACCGTTTGTACTTCTTGTAGCATCAGCTTTATCAAAAGTCGGATAGTCAATACGAGAAAGATCAGGATTCTCTAAAGAAGCTAAAACTTCATTTTGCTCTAAAAGTGGCATAGTTTTTTGACGGTGAATCCATTCACGCTCAGCTAAGTCACCTTTTTCGATTGCACATCTGAATCTTGCCATAACATCTTCTGAAACAAAGAATTTTTTCTCAGGATCAAAACCTGCTGCTTTTTTTGCTTCAGCAATAATTTCATCACCTAACGGTGCACCATGTGAATGGTGACTTCCCTCTAACTCACCTGCACCTTTTGCGATAGTTGTATGTGCAATGATAATAGCTGGTTTAGGAGATGCTTTTGCAGCAGTAAGAGCGATATCGATGGCATCGTAGTTATGACCGTCACACTCTAAAACTTCCCAACCTTGAGATTCAAATCTTCCACGGATATTTTCAGAAATACTCAGGTCTGTACATCCTTCGATCGTAATACAGTTAGAATCGTAAATAACAATCAGATTATCTAACTTATTGTGTCCTGCGATTGAACACGCTTCGTAAGAGATACCTTCTTCTAAATCTCCATCTCCACATAAACAATATACATTATGGTCAATTAAATCTGCAGTATCGCTGTTTACTTGAGCAGCCATAAATTTACTCGCCATAGAGAAACCTACTGCATTTGCAACACCTTGACCAAGAGGACCAGTTGTAATCTCAACACCTTTTGTATGTCCATACTCCGGATGGCCAGGTGTTTTTGAATCTAATTGACGGAAGTTTTTTAGATCTTCTATCTCTAAACCATATCCCCATAGGTAATAAAGTGAATAGATAAGCCCTGTAGCATGCCCACCTGAGAATACTAATCTGTCACGGTTTAACCATGAAGGGTTTTTAGGATTATGGTTTAAGTGTTCACTTAAAACTACAGCAATATCTGCAAGTCCCATAGGTGCACCTGGGTGACCTGAATTTGCAGCTTGAACCATATCTGCTGCTAAAAATCTAATAGAGTCCGCCATCTTTTTGCGCATAATATTATCGCTCATTATTTGTCCTTGTGTCTGTTTATGTATTTTGTAAGTATTGGTGACAATTCACTACGTAAACTCTCATCAAAACTTTCTATCTCTTCTAATAATTCATCAGCTAAAATATTAGCTTCTTTCATTGTCTCATCTAAACCTAAAATAGTTACAAAACTATTTTTATCCTCATCGTTGTTCGTTAATTTTCCAGCCTCTTCACTACTTTGAGTTACATCTAAAATATCGTCTTGGATCTGAAATAAAATACCAAGTTTTATACCAAATTCGTAAAGTGTATCAGCTAATTCTTCATTACCGCAGATAAGTGCACCCATCTTCATCGAAGCTGCAATAAGCTTTGCAGTTTTATTTGTATGAAGTACTTTAATATCTTCCACTTTGAGCGGCTTGTTTTCAAAGTAACAGTCTATCGCCTGTCCAAGCACCATACCGTTAAGCCCACCGTTAGATGCAAGCTCACGAATTAGTTTCACTTTTATAGCATCGCTAAAAGGTGCATTGCTTAACACTTCAAAAGAGTAAGTATTAAGTGCATCTCCTACCAAAATAGCAGTCACTTCATCATACACAACATGCAGTGTAGGTTTCCCGCGACGAAGAGGTGAGTCATCCATTGCAGGTAAATCATCATGAATTAATGAGTATGTATGAAGCAATTCAATCGCATATGCAGCATATCTTGCACTCTCTAACATCAAAGGATTTAAAGCTTTTACCACACCGAGTAAAAGTGCCGGACGAAAACGTTTTCCACCAGCTTTTAACATCTCTTGCAAAGCTGCTTCATACGTCGGGTGTATCGATGTTGACGTCGGTAGATGGTCTAATAAAAAAGCTTCAAATTTTTGCATAAGAAATTATATAATTAACCTACTTAATATTTACAAAAAATTGGAAATTTTTTCTCTCGAAAAGCAGTCTTGAAAAATCTTTGAAATTCTCTACATATTCTCTAAGTTCATCTTGATTTTTCACTTGCACGCCGTTTACCTGAATGAGTCTGTCACCAAGTTGCATTCCATAGTCTTTAAAATACTGATTCAGCCCTACTATGTGAAGTTTTTTGTTAAAAAAGATACCTCGGAACTCTAAAAATGTATCGCTTACTTCTCCGCCACCTGTTCTTTTGTATGCTTCTACATTAAAGTCTAAAACTTTTTTATCTCTTTTAACTTTGATCGTATGTTTTGAGCCCACTGTACTAAAAAGTATGTTTCTCATAAGCTGTGCGGCAGAAGATACTTTCTTTCCGTCAAATCCTATTACACAATCCCCTCGTTTTAAAGGATTGTTTTTCAAATAAGGATTGCTCGCTACAATTTTTATGCATCCTTTTTGATCTTTAACACGAATACCTATATCACCGTAATCGGCACTTTTTTTTGTTATAAAATTATTGAGATAGTATTTGTCTATAAAACCACCAGGAGTAAGGATTCCCTCTAACGCACAACAAGAACTCGTAATCAGTGCAGGAGTTTTCATCTTTGCACTATAAATCCCGAGTGTATTAAGTCCTACCTGTTCTTTAAGAACTTTACCCTCTTTAAAAGTTTTATCGGTAACGGCTGCAGTGCCTAATTGCAAGCGCATATTAATATCAAAAGGGTATTTAAAATGTTTTTTGTCTTCAATGATATAAAGGTTTAAAAATGGATCGTGTTTGTAAATTTTTGCATTTGGTATTTGTTGTGAATAAACAAGTCGTTTATTGTTTTTAATTGGAATTGAAATAGAGTTTTTTTGAATTGAAGTGGAATCTTTTACTTTTGCTACACATGAAAAGTAGCCATTTTTACAAGCGTGAAGATTTAAAAAGAGAAAGCTGAGTAGGAATAACAGGCGTAAATACACCTATTTGCTCCCACCAAAAGGGTTCATGCCGCCAAGCATACCCATTGCACTTTGTTGTTGATTTTGTTGCACCATCTTATTGGCATCGTTAATAGCACCAATAAGTAAGATTTGTAAAGAATCTTTATCTTCTAAGAGTTCGTCATCGATATTGAGGTCTATCACTTCCCCATTTCCGTTGAGTGTAAGTTCTACCATACCACCACCGGTTTTTACAGAAAAAGTTTTTTTAGCAAGTTCATCTTTGAGGTTCTGTGCTTGTTGCTCAAAACCTTTTAGCATCTCACTTAAATCACCCATACCGTTAAACATTATATACTCTCTACAACTTCATCAATGTTATTTTCATCATTAAGTAATACTACTGTCGGTTTGTAGTTTTCTAACTCTTTATCATCAAATGTAGCGTACGCAACAATGATAACTTTATCCCCTTTATGCACTTTTCTTGCAGCTGCACCGTTAAGACAAATATCACGTTTCCCACGCTCACCCAAGATGATATATGTAGAAAATCTTTCACCGTTGTTGATGTTAAGGATCTCAACTTTTTGTCCAACTCTCATCTTAGAAGCTTCTAAAAGCTCTTCATCGATAGTAATCGAACCTACATAGTTAAGATTTGCATCTGTAACAGTAGCACGATGAATTTTGCTGTAAAGCATTTCAATCTGCATATATTACATTCCCATCTGTTGTTTCATATC
This window of the Sulfurimonas sp. C5 genome carries:
- a CDS encoding polyprenyl synthetase family protein, whose translation is MQKFEAFLLDHLPTSTSIHPTYEAALQEMLKAGGKRFRPALLLGVVKALNPLMLESARYAAYAIELLHTYSLIHDDLPAMDDSPLRRGKPTLHVVYDEVTAILVGDALNTYSFEVLSNAPFSDAIKVKLIRELASNGGLNGMVLGQAIDCYFENKPLKVEDIKVLHTNKTAKLIAASMKMGALICGNEELADTLYEFGIKLGILFQIQDDILDVTQSSEEAGKLTNNDEDKNSFVTILGLDETMKEANILADELLEEIESFDESLRSELSPILTKYINRHKDK
- a CDS encoding PDZ domain-containing protein, with product MYLRLLFLLSFLFLNLHACKNGYFSCVAKVKDSTSIQKNSISIPIKNNKRLVYSQQIPNAKIYKHDPFLNLYIIEDKKHFKYPFDINMRLQLGTAAVTDKTFKEGKVLKEQVGLNTLGIYSAKMKTPALITSSCCALEGILTPGGFIDKYYLNNFITKKSADYGDIGIRVKDQKGCIKIVASNPYLKNNPLKRGDCVIGFDGKKVSSAAQLMRNILFSTVGSKHTIKVKRDKKVLDFNVEAYKRTGGGEVSDTFLEFRGIFFNKKLHIVGLNQYFKDYGMQLGDRLIQVNGVQVKNQDELREYVENFKDFSRLLFERKNFQFFVNIK
- a CDS encoding YbaB/EbfC family nucleoid-associated protein; the protein is MFNGMGDLSEMLKGFEQQAQNLKDELAKKTFSVKTGGGMVELTLNGNGEVIDLNIDDELLEDKDSLQILLIGAINDANKMVQQNQQQSAMGMLGGMNPFGGSK
- the panD gene encoding aspartate 1-decarboxylase yields the protein MQIEMLYSKIHRATVTDANLNYVGSITIDEELLEASKMRVGQKVEILNINNGERFSTYIILGERGKRDICLNGAAARKVHKGDKVIIVAYATFDDKELENYKPTVVLLNDENNIDEVVESI